AATGTGCTCTCCGTAGACCGCGAGGTTGCGAGGCGCGCCGCGGAAATCCGCCGCGACCAGGCCGCGCAAGGGAGGACACCGGGAATGGCCGACTGCCTCATCGCAGCGACTGCCGAGCTGAAGGGCCTTAAGGTGGCAACCTCGAATGTTAAGGACTTCCCCAGCGTCGAGGTGGTTCTCCCCGGCGCTCCCGCAGTTCCAGGGGGATGAAGCCGAGGTAAGTTTGGTCTTTGCTTGCTTTTCGCAAACAAGAGAACCGTTCCCTTGGGAGTTGCAACCCCGAAAGGGCGCAATGTTTGGTGCATCTCTTCTGCTTCCTTGTACCCTAAATCACCGATGCCGAAACCCATTGCGGAAACGGGTCGTTTGCTTCCCCTGAGAAAGTCATCCTTGCTTTTGTAAAAATTTGCCGTTATAATAAAAAGCAAAAGTACGCGGGCCGCATTTTTCCGGTCACTTTTGGCAGTACG
This is a stretch of genomic DNA from Bacillota bacterium. It encodes these proteins:
- a CDS encoding PIN domain-containing protein, with the translated sequence NVLSVDREVARRAAEIRRDQAAQGRTPGMADCLIAATAELKGLKVATSNVKDFPSVEVVLPGAPAVPGG